One window of the Natronomonas marina genome contains the following:
- a CDS encoding 50S ribosomal protein L1: MADSIEDAVSRALDEAPERNFRETVDLAINLRDLDLDDPNNRVDESIVLPSGTGQDTRIVVFAEGETALRAEEVADEVLDGEDLEDLGDDDDAAKDLADETDFFIAEADMMQDIGRYLGTVLGPRGKMPTPLQPDDDVVETVNRMKNTVQVRSRDRRTFHTRVGADDMTADEISDNIDVILRRLFTDLEKGPQNIDAVYVKTTMGPAVEVPA; encoded by the coding sequence ATGGCAGATTCGATAGAGGACGCAGTATCTCGCGCACTCGACGAGGCACCCGAGCGGAACTTCCGTGAGACGGTGGACCTCGCTATCAACCTGCGCGACCTAGACCTAGACGACCCCAACAACCGGGTAGACGAGAGCATCGTCCTACCGTCGGGTACGGGCCAGGACACGCGCATCGTCGTCTTCGCGGAGGGCGAGACCGCCCTCCGTGCCGAGGAGGTGGCCGACGAGGTGCTCGACGGCGAGGACCTCGAGGACCTCGGCGACGACGATGACGCGGCGAAAGATCTGGCGGACGAGACGGACTTCTTCATCGCGGAAGCCGACATGATGCAGGACATCGGTCGCTACCTCGGGACCGTGCTCGGTCCCCGGGGGAAGATGCCGACGCCCCTGCAACCGGACGACGACGTCGTCGAGACGGTCAACCGGATGAAGAACACCGTCCAGGTTCGCTCCCGCGACCGGCGGACGTTCCACACGCGCGTCGGCGCCGACGACATGACCGCCGACGAGATTTCGGACAACATCGACGTCATCCTGCGCCGACTGTTCACGGACCTCGAGAAGGGCCCGCAGAACATCGACGCGGTGTACGTGAAGACGACGATGGGTCCGGCGGTGGAGGTGCCCGCATGA
- the rpl12p gene encoding 50S ribosomal protein P1, whose amino-acid sequence MEYVYAALILHETDEEINEDNLTDVLEAAGVDVEESRVKALVAALEDVDVEEAIETAAAVPAGGGGGGTAGGAAEADADAETEEADEEEADEEEADDGDDEDEGDGGEGLGELFG is encoded by the coding sequence ATGGAATACGTTTACGCAGCACTCATCCTGCACGAGACCGACGAAGAGATCAACGAAGACAACCTGACGGACGTCCTCGAGGCGGCCGGCGTCGACGTCGAGGAGTCCCGCGTCAAGGCGCTCGTCGCGGCGCTTGAAGACGTCGACGTCGAGGAGGCCATCGAGACGGCCGCCGCGGTCCCCGCCGGGGGCGGCGGTGGCGGCACCGCGGGCGGCGCGGCCGAGGCCGACGCCGACGCGGAGACCGAGGAGGCCGACGAAGAGGAGGCCGACGAAGAGGAGGCCGACGACGGCGACGACGAGGACGAAGGCGACGGCGGCGAGGGCCTCGGCGAGCTGTTCGGCTGA
- a CDS encoding OBG GTPase family GTP-binding protein produces the protein MGLEEEIEELEQEIAETPYNKSTEQHIGRLKAKLSEKKEELERRQSSDSGGGGYAVEKHGDATVALVGFPSVGKSTLLNALTNADSEVGSYEFTTLDVNPGMLEYNGANIQLLDVPGLIEGAAENRGGGQAVLSVVRTADLVLFVLSAFEIDQYERLREELYKNKVRLDTEPVQVNVRKKHKGGINLTTSDRVSLDDETIMEVLRQYDYINADVTIREDLTIDQLVDALQDNREYLPSAVTVNKVDLIEPDYMETVEANLRDHDIVPEEAVFISAEKERGLDSLKETIWNDLGLIRIYMDKPGRGVDYEEPLILTESENTVEDALEKLGGSFDQRFRFARVTGPSAKHDEQQVGRDHELEDEDVLRIVARK, from the coding sequence ATGGGGCTCGAAGAGGAGATCGAGGAACTCGAGCAGGAGATCGCCGAGACCCCCTACAACAAGTCGACCGAACAGCACATCGGTCGGCTGAAGGCGAAACTCTCCGAGAAGAAAGAGGAGCTCGAGCGCCGCCAGTCCTCGGACAGCGGTGGCGGCGGCTACGCCGTCGAGAAGCACGGCGACGCGACCGTGGCGCTCGTCGGCTTCCCCTCCGTCGGCAAGTCGACGCTTCTGAACGCCCTGACGAACGCCGACAGCGAGGTCGGCTCCTACGAGTTCACGACGCTGGACGTAAACCCCGGGATGCTGGAGTACAACGGCGCCAACATCCAGTTGCTCGACGTGCCGGGGCTCATCGAGGGCGCCGCGGAGAACCGCGGCGGCGGCCAGGCGGTACTGTCGGTCGTCCGGACCGCAGACCTCGTGCTGTTCGTCCTCTCGGCGTTCGAGATCGACCAGTACGAGCGCCTGCGGGAGGAGCTGTACAAGAACAAGGTCCGGCTGGACACCGAGCCCGTCCAGGTCAACGTCCGCAAGAAGCACAAGGGCGGCATCAACCTCACCACCTCCGACCGGGTGAGTCTCGACGACGAGACCATCATGGAGGTGCTCCGCCAGTACGACTACATCAACGCCGACGTGACCATCCGCGAGGACCTCACCATCGACCAGCTGGTCGACGCGCTCCAGGACAACCGCGAGTACCTCCCCTCGGCGGTCACCGTCAACAAGGTCGACCTCATCGAACCGGACTACATGGAGACCGTCGAGGCCAACCTCCGGGACCACGACATCGTCCCCGAGGAGGCCGTCTTCATCAGCGCCGAGAAGGAGCGCGGCCTCGACTCGCTGAAGGAGACTATCTGGAACGACCTGGGGCTCATCCGCATCTACATGGACAAGCCGGGTCGCGGCGTCGACTACGAGGAGCCGCTCATCCTGACCGAATCGGAGAACACCGTCGAGGACGCCCTGGAGAAACTGGGCGGCAGCTTCGACCAGCGGTTCCGCTTCGCCAGGGTGACCGGCCCATCCGCGAAACACGACGAACAGCAGGTCGGCCGCGACCACGAACTCGAAGACGAGGACGTCCTCCGCATCGTCGCCCGGAAGTGA
- a CDS encoding 50S ribosomal protein L11 — MAGTIEVLVPGGQADPGPPLGPELGPTPVDVQAVVNEINEQTEAFDGTEVPVTVEYDDDGSFSIDVGVPPTAALIKDELGFETGSGEPNEEFVADMSAEQLKTVAEQKLPDLLGYDVRNAAKEVAGTCVSLGVTIEGEDARTFNQRLENGEFDGVFDEAEAPA; from the coding sequence ATGGCTGGAACTATCGAGGTACTCGTCCCCGGCGGGCAGGCTGACCCGGGACCGCCGCTCGGTCCCGAACTCGGCCCGACCCCCGTGGACGTTCAGGCGGTCGTCAACGAGATCAACGAGCAGACCGAGGCCTTCGACGGCACCGAGGTCCCCGTCACCGTCGAGTACGACGACGACGGCTCCTTCAGTATCGACGTCGGCGTCCCGCCGACCGCGGCGCTCATCAAAGACGAACTCGGCTTCGAGACCGGCTCCGGCGAGCCCAACGAGGAGTTCGTCGCCGACATGTCGGCCGAACAGCTGAAGACCGTCGCCGAGCAGAAGCTCCCGGACCTGCTGGGCTACGACGTCCGCAACGCCGCGAAGGAGGTCGCCGGCACCTGCGTCTCGCTCGGCGTCACCATCGAGGGCGAGGACGCCCGGACGTTCAACCAGCGCCTGGAGAACGGCGAGTTCGACGGCGTCTTTGACGAGGCTGAAGCGCCAGCGTAA
- a CDS encoding tripartite tricarboxylate transporter permease, with the protein MDSLLAAEPVLACCFVVCGVCLGTASGLVPGLHANNMAFLLAGVAPSVPGPPLYVGMAMLAAGVVHTFLDVVPSLALGVPDASMAAVALPGHRLVLEGRGREALRLSALGSGGAVLLAVPLAIPVTRLMVAAWPTIRANLSVVILAVAALLVVTEGTPTSMVGAAVSLLSSGLLGVATLDLSPSAPLSAGGILAPLFAGLFGAPVLVDALGSGGIPPQEESTIAVSRPEVAGLTGVGTVAGAIVGYVPAVSSAIAATVALLAVPGRYGARGFVIATSGVNTSNAIFALFALVALGSPRTGVLVAVDAVGAPLSLGHLLAAVAAAAAAGFLLVVAVGDRYLAVVGRLDATKLSVAILLGLAVLSFLFAGAVGVVAYLAAAVVGLVPARFRARRANLMGVLFGPILVG; encoded by the coding sequence ATGGACTCGCTGCTCGCGGCGGAGCCGGTGTTGGCCTGCTGTTTCGTGGTCTGTGGAGTCTGTCTCGGGACCGCCAGCGGCCTGGTGCCGGGGCTGCACGCCAACAACATGGCGTTCCTGCTTGCGGGCGTCGCACCGTCGGTGCCGGGACCGCCGCTGTACGTCGGAATGGCGATGCTCGCGGCCGGCGTCGTCCACACGTTCCTCGACGTCGTGCCCTCGCTCGCACTCGGCGTGCCCGACGCCTCGATGGCCGCCGTCGCCCTGCCGGGGCACCGACTCGTGCTGGAGGGCCGCGGCCGGGAGGCGCTTCGGCTCTCGGCGCTGGGCAGCGGCGGCGCCGTCCTGCTGGCGGTGCCGCTGGCGATTCCCGTGACGCGGCTGATGGTCGCCGCCTGGCCGACCATCCGGGCGAACCTCTCCGTGGTGATCCTCGCCGTCGCCGCACTGCTGGTCGTCACCGAGGGGACGCCGACATCGATGGTAGGGGCGGCCGTCTCGCTGCTGTCCAGCGGGTTGCTCGGCGTGGCGACGCTCGACCTCTCGCCGTCGGCGCCGCTGTCGGCCGGCGGCATCCTCGCGCCGCTTTTCGCCGGCCTGTTCGGCGCGCCGGTCCTCGTCGACGCCCTCGGTAGCGGCGGGATTCCGCCGCAGGAAGAGTCGACCATCGCCGTCTCCCGACCGGAGGTCGCCGGCCTGACCGGGGTCGGCACCGTCGCCGGCGCCATCGTCGGGTACGTGCCGGCGGTCTCCAGCGCCATCGCGGCGACGGTCGCACTGCTCGCGGTCCCCGGCCGGTACGGCGCCCGCGGATTCGTGATAGCGACCTCCGGCGTCAACACCTCGAACGCGATTTTCGCGCTGTTCGCGCTGGTGGCGCTGGGGTCGCCGCGGACGGGCGTGCTCGTCGCCGTCGACGCCGTCGGGGCGCCGCTGTCGCTGGGGCACCTGCTGGCGGCCGTCGCCGCTGCGGCGGCTGCCGGCTTCCTGCTCGTCGTCGCCGTCGGGGACCGCTATCTCGCCGTCGTCGGCCGACTGGACGCGACGAAACTCTCGGTGGCGATACTCCTCGGATTGGCCGTCCTCTCCTTTCTGTTCGCCGGCGCGGTCGGCGTCGTCGCCTATCTGGCTGCGGCCGTCGTCGGACTGGTCCCCGCCCGGTTCCGGGCGCGCCGGGCCAACCTGATGGGCGTGCTGTTCGGGCCGATACTGGTCGGCTAG
- a CDS encoding VOC family protein: MDATLDHTMMRVYDLEDSLEWYTTHLDYEEKGRWEADTFTNVFLGPEDVHEAGALLELTYNHDGREYTMGDAWGHIAVRVEDVEAAYAELMDEGVEDYRPPAENPGYAFVKDPDGHEVEIVEREYGARWSLDHTMIRVEDADEALGFWTRKFEYVPAGRWEADSFANYFVEPEDAAEEAMSVELTYNYDGRSYEMGDAWGHLAVRCSDLDSAWATLMEREATDYRDPASCNDRYAFTKDQDGHEIEIITR; this comes from the coding sequence ATGGACGCGACGCTGGACCACACGATGATGCGCGTGTACGACCTCGAGGACTCCCTGGAGTGGTACACGACCCACCTCGACTACGAGGAGAAGGGCCGCTGGGAGGCCGACACGTTCACGAACGTCTTCCTCGGCCCGGAGGACGTCCACGAGGCGGGGGCGCTGCTCGAGTTGACGTACAACCACGACGGCCGCGAGTACACGATGGGCGACGCCTGGGGCCACATCGCGGTCCGCGTCGAGGACGTCGAGGCGGCCTACGCCGAGTTGATGGACGAGGGTGTCGAGGACTACCGGCCGCCGGCGGAGAATCCCGGGTACGCCTTCGTCAAGGACCCTGACGGCCACGAGGTCGAAATCGTCGAGCGCGAGTACGGCGCGCGGTGGTCGCTGGACCACACGATGATCCGGGTCGAGGACGCCGACGAGGCGCTGGGCTTCTGGACCCGGAAGTTCGAGTACGTTCCCGCCGGTCGCTGGGAGGCCGACAGCTTCGCCAACTACTTCGTCGAGCCCGAAGACGCCGCCGAGGAGGCGATGTCCGTCGAGTTGACCTACAACTACGACGGCCGGAGTTACGAGATGGGCGACGCCTGGGGCCACCTGGCGGTCCGGTGTTCGGACCTCGATTCGGCGTGGGCGACGCTGATGGAACGAGAGGCGACCGACTACCGCGACCCCGCTTCCTGTAACGATCGCTACGCGTTCACGAAGGACCAGGACGGACACGAGATCGAGATAATCACGCGATAG
- a CDS encoding VNG_1110C family protein: protein MANASSLRDSTQIVLSPESLEGLREDLEAEFTVTVHEEGAAARIIGSPVVIKEVSEYLVRQGVSVP from the coding sequence ATGGCAAACGCCTCCAGCCTCCGGGACAGCACGCAGATCGTCCTTTCGCCCGAGAGTCTGGAGGGGTTACGCGAGGACCTCGAGGCCGAGTTCACCGTCACGGTCCACGAGGAGGGCGCCGCCGCACGTATCATCGGCAGCCCGGTCGTCATCAAGGAGGTCAGCGAGTACCTCGTCCGGCAGGGCGTCTCCGTGCCGTAG
- a CDS encoding 50S ribosomal protein L10: protein MSAERKTETIPEWKREEVDDIVGFLERYDSVGVVDITGIPSRQLQDMRRELHGTAALRISRNTLIERALEEVDEGLEDLTEHVSGQVGLIGTNDNPFGLYQQLEESKTPAPINAGEVAPNDIVIPEGDTGIDPGPFVGDLQSVGANARIEGGSIKVVEDSTVLETGEEVSTDLANVLGELGIEPKEVGLDLRSVFSEGVLFAPEELDIDVEAYRADVESAAAAARNLAINAEYPTARTVPSLLAKASGQAKSVGISASVESPDLADDLVSKADAQVRALAAAIDDEEALPEELRDVEAPAAGAEPDAEPESEADDADEDDEDDDEVSSDEEPAEADDADDDEDGGEALGDMFG, encoded by the coding sequence ATGAGCGCCGAGCGGAAGACCGAGACGATTCCCGAGTGGAAGCGCGAGGAGGTCGACGACATCGTCGGCTTCCTCGAGCGGTACGACTCCGTCGGGGTCGTCGACATCACCGGCATCCCGAGCCGCCAGCTGCAGGACATGCGCCGTGAACTGCACGGCACCGCTGCGCTGCGCATCTCGCGGAACACGCTCATCGAGCGGGCCCTGGAGGAGGTCGACGAGGGGCTGGAGGACCTCACGGAGCACGTCTCCGGACAGGTCGGTCTCATCGGCACCAACGACAACCCCTTCGGTCTCTACCAGCAGCTCGAGGAGTCGAAGACGCCGGCGCCGATCAACGCCGGCGAGGTCGCCCCCAACGACATCGTCATCCCAGAGGGTGACACCGGCATCGACCCCGGACCGTTCGTCGGCGACCTGCAGTCCGTCGGCGCCAACGCCCGCATCGAGGGCGGCTCCATCAAGGTCGTCGAGGACTCCACCGTCCTCGAGACCGGCGAAGAGGTCTCGACGGACCTGGCGAACGTGCTGGGCGAACTCGGCATCGAGCCCAAGGAGGTCGGTCTCGACCTCCGGAGCGTCTTCTCGGAGGGCGTGCTGTTCGCCCCGGAGGAACTCGACATCGACGTCGAGGCCTACCGCGCGGACGTCGAGTCCGCCGCGGCGGCGGCGCGGAACCTCGCTATCAACGCCGAGTATCCGACCGCACGGACCGTCCCCTCGCTGCTGGCGAAGGCAAGCGGTCAGGCCAAGTCCGTCGGCATCTCGGCGTCCGTCGAGAGTCCGGACCTGGCCGACGACCTCGTCTCGAAGGCCGACGCACAGGTGCGCGCCCTGGCGGCGGCCATCGACGACGAGGAGGCGCTGCCGGAGGAACTCCGGGACGTCGAGGCTCCCGCGGCCGGTGCCGAACCGGACGCCGAGCCCGAGTCCGAGGCCGACGACGCCGACGAGGACGACGAGGACGACGACGAGGTATCGAGCGACGAAGAACCTGCCGAGGCCGACGACGCCGACGACGACGAGGACGGCGGCGAGGCGCTCGGCGACATGTTCGGGTGA
- the arsN2 gene encoding arsenic resistance N-acetyltransferase ArsN2, translating to MDRTSIHPATDDELGYVESLLDAADLPTADVRSGDATFYLARRGGERVGVGGLEVHGADGLLRSLVVEESARGEGIGNALCTGLEGEAGRAGVGTLFLLTTTAAAFFAARGYERVERSAVPTAIRGTAQFGELCPATATCLRKGL from the coding sequence GTGGACAGGACATCCATCCACCCGGCGACCGACGACGAACTCGGGTACGTCGAGTCGCTGCTGGACGCGGCGGATCTGCCCACGGCCGACGTGCGTTCCGGCGACGCCACCTTCTATCTCGCGCGTCGCGGCGGCGAACGGGTCGGAGTCGGCGGCCTGGAGGTCCACGGAGCCGACGGCCTGCTCCGGTCGCTCGTCGTCGAGGAGTCCGCACGCGGGGAGGGCATCGGGAACGCGCTCTGTACGGGCCTCGAAGGGGAAGCCGGGCGGGCGGGCGTCGGGACGCTCTTCCTGCTGACGACCACCGCGGCGGCGTTCTTCGCGGCCCGCGGCTACGAGCGCGTCGAACGGTCGGCGGTACCGACAGCGATTCGGGGGACGGCCCAGTTCGGGGAGCTCTGTCCGGCGACGGCGACGTGTCTCCGCAAGGGGCTGTGA
- a CDS encoding Ig-like domain-containing protein codes for MSLRRDERAVSEVIGAVLVFGLLIAALSFVQLYAVPNANAGVEYEHSQAVEEDFDRLGESIDTAVDTGDSTAVGFRLGTQYPTRLFTFNPPDPSGTLRTGETGTVALVNASVATDRPVLFNESIQTYSSRSLVYEPDYNEYDAAPRIVREVGVRYRAFDDERIVDDQRLVDGNRIELTMFDGEYRQSEAGSGRIQPVLKSGPSQRLPVENARPGEPVVVAVPTMLEESTWNETLAPQRVENGGHVRSVSVVEGSPRNTLLVELEPGIRYQLETAVVGFGDAERAAPVYMRSVGDAGVDLGSNGTASVRVYDQYNNPVPGVTLDANLSSGEGDLVDAGTATDATEVTTGPDGNATVTYSAPNSLEAAVVRFSLPDAAGVPNVSLDRPVYVGFEEPPVTLAGAAPGDADDEVDVGLQNLGPERNILGVKLVETRRLDAEEVASRSGLSGTLGGIVDDAADLFGSDFSLIQEDIVQTRPGPQVLEDVQTGSDAATDNDDIDELNAVAGGPVAPFGDVLEPIGRYETDTLTLEFTADDAFGGSDVLVVRLEVYYSDGYTETYTVQVPAD; via the coding sequence ATGTCTCTCCGGCGAGACGAGCGTGCGGTCTCGGAAGTCATCGGTGCGGTACTCGTCTTCGGGCTACTGATAGCCGCCCTGTCGTTCGTGCAACTGTATGCGGTTCCCAACGCGAACGCTGGCGTGGAGTACGAACACAGCCAGGCGGTCGAAGAGGACTTCGATCGCCTCGGCGAGTCGATCGACACCGCGGTCGATACCGGCGACAGCACGGCCGTCGGGTTCCGGCTTGGCACGCAGTATCCGACCCGGCTCTTCACGTTCAACCCCCCGGACCCCTCGGGGACGCTGCGGACCGGCGAGACCGGGACCGTCGCGCTGGTCAACGCTTCGGTCGCCACCGATCGACCGGTCCTGTTCAACGAGTCGATACAGACGTACTCCTCGCGGTCCCTCGTGTACGAACCGGATTACAACGAGTACGACGCTGCCCCGCGCATCGTCCGCGAGGTCGGCGTCAGATACCGGGCCTTCGACGACGAACGAATCGTCGACGACCAGCGGCTCGTCGACGGCAACCGGATCGAACTGACGATGTTCGACGGCGAGTACCGGCAGAGCGAGGCGGGTTCCGGGCGGATCCAGCCGGTGCTCAAAAGCGGGCCGAGCCAGCGACTGCCGGTGGAGAACGCCCGGCCGGGTGAACCGGTTGTCGTGGCGGTTCCCACCATGCTGGAGGAGTCGACGTGGAACGAGACGCTGGCACCGCAGCGGGTCGAAAACGGCGGCCACGTCCGATCCGTCTCGGTCGTCGAGGGCTCGCCGCGGAACACGCTTCTCGTCGAACTGGAGCCGGGTATCCGGTACCAGCTCGAGACCGCAGTCGTCGGGTTCGGGGACGCCGAACGGGCAGCCCCGGTCTACATGCGATCGGTCGGCGACGCGGGTGTCGACCTCGGATCGAACGGGACCGCAAGCGTGCGAGTCTACGACCAGTACAACAACCCGGTCCCCGGCGTGACGCTCGATGCGAACCTCTCGAGCGGCGAGGGCGACCTCGTCGACGCCGGGACCGCGACCGACGCGACGGAGGTCACGACCGGTCCCGACGGGAACGCGACGGTCACCTACAGCGCGCCGAACAGTCTGGAGGCCGCCGTGGTCCGGTTTTCCCTCCCCGATGCGGCCGGCGTACCGAACGTCTCGCTCGACCGTCCGGTTTACGTCGGATTCGAGGAACCGCCGGTGACGCTTGCGGGGGCGGCCCCGGGCGACGCCGACGACGAGGTCGACGTCGGCCTCCAGAACCTCGGCCCGGAACGGAACATCCTCGGCGTCAAGCTCGTCGAAACCCGTCGGCTCGATGCGGAGGAGGTCGCCTCCCGGAGCGGGCTCTCGGGAACACTCGGTGGTATCGTGGACGACGCCGCCGACCTCTTCGGCTCCGATTTCAGTCTCATCCAGGAAGACATCGTCCAGACCCGTCCTGGTCCGCAGGTACTCGAAGACGTACAGACCGGCTCGGACGCGGCGACGGACAACGACGACATCGACGAACTGAACGCGGTCGCAGGCGGTCCGGTGGCACCCTTCGGCGACGTCCTCGAGCCAATCGGGCGCTACGAAACCGACACGCTAACGCTGGAGTTCACGGCCGACGACGCCTTCGGAGGCAGCGACGTACTCGTGGTGCGGCTGGAAGTCTACTACAGCGACGGCTACACCGAGACCTACACCGTCCAGGTTCCGGCCGACTAG
- a CDS encoding thiol-disulfide oxidoreductase DCC family protein, whose amino-acid sequence MSDHAEVPTDHPVLLFDGVCNLCNGLVQWIIERDPEAEFRFAALQSEAGQALLDRNDLPTADFDTVVLVEGGEYYTKSMAALRVLKRLGLPYSLAYPAVLVPRFVRDCVYDIVAEHRYGWFGRRESCMRPTPELEARFLDGASPARGNH is encoded by the coding sequence GTGAGCGACCACGCCGAGGTCCCGACCGACCACCCGGTGTTGCTGTTCGACGGCGTCTGTAACCTCTGCAACGGTCTGGTCCAGTGGATCATCGAGCGGGACCCCGAGGCCGAGTTCCGGTTCGCCGCGCTGCAATCGGAGGCGGGGCAGGCGCTCCTGGACCGGAACGACCTTCCGACGGCGGATTTCGACACCGTCGTCCTCGTGGAGGGCGGCGAGTACTACACGAAGTCGATGGCCGCGCTGCGGGTGCTGAAACGGCTCGGCCTCCCGTACTCGCTCGCCTATCCCGCGGTTCTGGTGCCGCGGTTCGTCCGGGACTGCGTCTACGACATCGTCGCCGAGCACCGGTACGGCTGGTTCGGCCGCCGGGAGTCGTGCATGCGGCCGACGCCGGAACTGGAGGCGCGGTTCCTCGACGGCGCGTCCCCGGCTCGCGGTAACCACTAA
- a CDS encoding TIGR04206 family protein, which translates to MTPDDSSPRRRFLAVLAAGLLPWTVLLSAGGASFVFAFGLVNTGPLGFTNAYDYFFVYTGSLPERLQAWGAGILLYAGALASATVGLRGIEDPRLTGGLLAFAGVAHARVAYGLYRTYAGTGSSAVVLPLGALAAWTVAYWYYWPLVRKRGLGPL; encoded by the coding sequence GTGACCCCCGACGACAGTTCGCCGCGACGACGCTTTCTGGCCGTCCTCGCGGCCGGCCTGCTCCCGTGGACGGTGCTGCTCTCGGCGGGCGGTGCGAGCTTCGTCTTCGCGTTCGGGCTGGTCAACACCGGCCCGCTCGGGTTCACGAACGCCTACGACTACTTCTTCGTCTACACCGGCAGTCTCCCCGAGCGGCTGCAGGCGTGGGGCGCAGGTATTCTCCTCTACGCGGGCGCGCTCGCAAGCGCGACGGTCGGCCTACGGGGTATCGAGGACCCCCGGCTCACCGGCGGACTCCTGGCGTTCGCCGGGGTCGCCCACGCGCGGGTCGCCTACGGGCTCTACCGGACCTACGCCGGAACCGGGTCGTCGGCGGTGGTCCTCCCGCTCGGCGCGCTCGCCGCCTGGACGGTCGCTTACTGGTACTACTGGCCGCTCGTCCGAAAGCGGGGCCTGGGGCCGCTGTAG
- a CDS encoding RNA-guided endonuclease InsQ/TnpB family protein, with translation MDVRRTAVVKLIVSDEQRDALHRTAEQYLYCANRTAEYCWSVTSFTKCKTNKRQVRDALYSEFREETDLQAQLVQAAIRRAVEAVKAVVERWKKGQRVSCPTFTAETMDYDTRSATFYRNKASLATVEGRVEPPFVLPADSPTPYERYVLSEEYEFRESTLRYDAATDEFYLNISTRRIDGEDAEVSVDTGHPDQTVLGIDLGVNSLAVSSTGTFWQGDEYDHWCREFEKRRGEMQQRGTQAAHNALLRLARREEAWRKQYIHTVANEIVSEAVEHGCDVIAFEDLTDIRERLPQAKWHHVWAFRRLFGYVSYKAPDQGVSVEQVEPNHTSQRCSRTDCGFTHDDNRQGEHFECQKCGYEINADYNAAKNIGLRYARKRTHKLRSSPKSGGGDAEVDLRINGGTLNGDSHRPVAGD, from the coding sequence ATGGACGTGCGTCGAACCGCCGTCGTGAAACTTATCGTTTCCGACGAGCAACGCGACGCACTCCACCGAACCGCCGAGCAATACCTGTACTGTGCGAACCGAACCGCCGAATACTGTTGGTCTGTCACGTCCTTCACCAAGTGCAAGACCAACAAACGGCAGGTGCGGGACGCTCTGTACTCCGAATTTCGAGAGGAGACGGACTTACAGGCACAACTCGTCCAAGCCGCGATACGGCGCGCCGTCGAAGCGGTCAAAGCCGTTGTCGAACGGTGGAAGAAAGGACAGCGCGTCTCCTGTCCGACGTTCACCGCCGAGACGATGGACTACGACACGCGGAGCGCGACCTTCTACCGCAACAAGGCGTCGCTGGCAACTGTCGAGGGCCGGGTCGAACCGCCGTTCGTTCTCCCGGCAGACAGTCCGACGCCCTACGAGCGGTACGTACTCTCCGAGGAATACGAGTTCCGCGAGAGTACACTACGGTACGACGCAGCAACCGACGAGTTCTACCTCAACATCTCGACGCGGCGGATCGACGGCGAGGACGCAGAGGTTTCGGTAGATACCGGGCACCCCGACCAAACGGTCCTCGGTATCGACCTCGGCGTCAACAGTCTCGCTGTCTCCTCAACCGGCACGTTCTGGCAAGGAGACGAGTACGACCACTGGTGCCGCGAGTTCGAGAAACGACGCGGTGAAATGCAACAGCGGGGCACTCAAGCCGCGCACAACGCCCTGCTTCGACTTGCGAGACGGGAAGAAGCGTGGCGCAAACAGTACATCCACACGGTCGCCAACGAAATCGTTTCGGAAGCCGTCGAACACGGCTGCGACGTTATCGCATTCGAGGACTTAACGGACATACGCGAGCGACTTCCGCAGGCGAAGTGGCACCACGTATGGGCGTTTCGACGCCTGTTCGGGTATGTCTCCTACAAAGCACCCGACCAGGGCGTCTCCGTGGAGCAAGTCGAGCCGAACCACACGTCCCAACGCTGTTCTCGGACAGACTGCGGGTTCACGCACGACGACAACCGCCAGGGAGAACACTTTGAGTGCCAGAAGTGCGGATACGAAATAAACGCGGATTACAACGCCGCGAAGAACATCGGGCTACGCTACGCCCGAAAGCGGACGCACAAACTCCGTTCCTCGCCCAAGTCGGGGGGCGGAGACGCAGAAGTAGACCTGCGTATAAATGGTGGGACGTTGAACGGCGATAGTCACCGGCCTGTTGCCGGAGACTGA